A window of the Echeneis naucrates chromosome 3, fEcheNa1.1, whole genome shotgun sequence genome harbors these coding sequences:
- the mtfmt gene encoding methionyl-tRNA formyltransferase, mitochondrial has translation MWPNSGAAAAAAAALKGLHHLQRCCHPAVLRRRQGPQWRLCRPMSSVGPPWRLLFFGSDNFAVESLKLLTSNSSSSGDIVESIEVVTLSGDVPVKKFAEQNHLPLHKWPPNIVDGQFDVGVVVSFGCLLHEGLINKFPHGILNVHPSLLPRWRGPAPVFHTILHGDKITGVTIIQIRPHRFDVGPILNQEQHQVPGNCTAEQLGAVLATKGAHLLMNTLMTLSDRMSHKREQGDMGATFAPKIKNSMSWLVWEEQTCDQIDRLYRAIGSRIPLKTTWMGRTIKLLDFGGKCHISLSDPHRKPIPGSVTFQKESNTLAVCCKDGWVGFKAVVLKKRLSAADFYNGYLHQTVQKKTQWQMAQGLFVSRKGGTASHQMRKNSVV, from the exons ATGTGGCCGAACAGCggagcagcagcggcggcggcggcggcctTGAAAGgcctccaccacctccagcGCTGCTGTCATCCGGCGGTGTTGCGGAGGCGGCAGGGGCCGCAGTGGCGGCTCTGCAGGCCCATGTCCTCGGTTGGACCGCCGTGGAGGCTCCTGTTCTTCGGCTCCGATAACTTTGCCGTGGAGTCCCTCAAACTCCTCACCTCCAACAG cagctccagtgGAGACATTGTGGAGTCCATTGAAGTTGTTACTTTATCTGGCGATGTCCCAGTGAAGAAGTTTGCTGAACAGAACCACCTTCCACTCCACAAATGGCCCCCCAACATTGTAGATGGACAGTTTGATGTTGGCGTGGTGGTGTCTTTTGGCTGTTTACTTCATGAAGGACTAATTAACAAGTTTCCACA TGGGATTTTGAATGTTCACCCCAGTCTGCTGCCGAGATGGCGAGGTCCAGCACCTGTCTTCCACACCATTTTGCACGGTGACAAAATAACGGGAGTCACCATTATCCAGATTCGCCCTCACAG GTTTGATGTGGGCCCCATTCTCAACCAGGAGCAGCATCAGGTACCTGGGAACTGCACAGCTGAGCAGCTTGGAGCTGTCCTTGCCACCAAGGGAGCACACCTG CTGATGAACACATTGATGACACTGTCGGATAGAATGTCACATAAAAGGGAGCAAGGAGACATGGGTGCAACATTCG CACCAAAGATCAAAAACTCCATGAGCTGGTTGGTGTGGGAGGAGCAGACATGTGACCAAATTGATCGTCTGTATCGTGCCATTGGATCCCGG ATACCTCTGAAGACCACATGGATGGGTAGGACAATAAAACTTTTGgattttggaggaaaatgtcacatttctttaTCAG ATCCACACAGGAAACCAATCCCTGGCTCAGTGACCTTTCAAAAGGAGTCCAATACTCTGGCTGTCTGCTGTAAG GATGGCTGGGTGGGATTCAAGGCAGTGGTCCTGAAAAAAAGGCTCTCAGCAGCTGACTTCTATAATGGCTACCTGCATCAGACAGTGCAAAAGAAGACACAGTGGCAGATGGCTCAAGGACTGTTTGTCAGTAGAAAAGGAGGAACTGCATCACATCAGATGAGAAAAAACTCAGTGGTGTGA